In the Halomicrobium urmianum genome, CGAAACTTGGGAGATCGTCGGTGCCAAGCACTGGAACGGTCAGCTCGCCCATCCCGAGAATCCCGATGAGTTCGAAGACGGACTCTACGAATATCAGTACAAGCTCGAGGCTGTCGACGACTGGGGAGACCGTGACGCTGTTTTCCAGTTCCGGCCCGGCTTTCCCGACGCGATGAACGTCCACTCCGGGAACCCGATCCAGTCGATGCCTGACGACTGCCCGGAGTCAATTCGCGTCCAGTCCATCACGACAAACCTCTCAGTCGACGAGTCGCTCGAGTTGCTTCAGGCACTCGCTGATCACATCGGCCTGAACCCGGATTACTTCCACGAAAATCCGCACCCGTACTCCAGCATCTACCAGTTCGAACGCTACGGGCGTCTCGATCGGGCTGTCGCGCAGGATCACCTGACCGGGTCCGGCGGCATCATCGACGAGATTGCCGACTTCGCAAAGGATCAGCGCGGCCGTGGCGAGTACAAGTGGGACCACGAGGAGATTGAGGGCCACTACCAGAGCGTCGCGATCGATCCCGATACTTGGGACCTATTGCTTGAGGATCAGTCCTACGGTAAGCATTTCAAGTGCTATCACCCATTCCACGTTCGTTCAGAGAGTACGGACCGCGACGATGATCCGCTCGCCGATCCGAAGATCGAGATGTCCTATTCCAGTGAGTACCACCCCGGCGAGTCTCTCGACTGGCACGAGCGCGACGAGGTCGTCTCTGAGCTCGACGAGGCCGTCCACAACATCCTCTACTGGGCTGACGTTCCCGTCACGCCCGACGCGGACGTCTGGACCGACGAAGATCCCTACTTCGACGGCAACGCTGGCGACGCGGTCGAACTCGTCTCAAATCCGCTGCCTGACCTCCGCGATGCAACCGAGCATCACGTCGAAAGCGAGTTCGTTCGCGCTGACGTCACCGATACCGACCTCGAGATCGCGAAGGTCCTCACCGATGGCGGGAACCAGCACTACGAGGAACTCGCCGAGAACGCCGACGCCAGCACGTCGGCTGTCTACCGTCTCCTCGATAAGTTCTCCGCGCTCCTGGAGTCAGACAACGGGATCGTCAAGTTCATCGACGACGCTACGCGCCAGCACGCGACGGATATCCTCGAGCAGGTCCGCGAAACGACCGAATGGGCCGGAGACGCGATTCGTGAGGTCGTCGATCGGGATTCGCTGCTTCGTGGCGAAGGCACCTCTGCCCTTGAGAAGTGGATGCAGCGCCACGGGATCAAACTTGTCAACAGCCAGCGAGACCGTATTCGCCTCAAGCTCGGTCGGCGTGTCGGCGAGCGAGAGCTTATGAAGATTCTCCGCTCCGGGCTCGAGGCCGCCGAGGGCTCTGGTATCCCCACCGAGAAGATCAGGAACGGCCTGATTGACTGGGTCGACCGCGACGGCAATCCCCGGAAGGGCTGGCAGATCGTCGTCGACGGCAGCATCCTCAGGAAGGGCGGGGGCGACCCCTACGATTCAGTTTCGTTTACTGGCACGCCTGACGGGAACGTGAATAAGAGCGGCTGACGCCCGACAGGATAGAGGCATCACTATCCAGCCCCCTGTTTATTTTATAAAGGCAACCGCGTTCCAGCCGTTTTATTGCTGAAATATTACCAGTTCTCTCGACGCCTACGGTGGGCTGTTGGTCGCGCTTTGTCGTCGGCTGGGCATACCCCCTTTAGGGCGTGTACCTAAGGGCACGAATTTCAAATACACCCGGACCTTCGCTGGCGCTCGGTCCGGCTACCGCACTGCAACCGCAATACTACCGCCGATCAACAGCCAGTTGGGCTTTGAATGGGGGTTGATAGGTAGATACGTCGCCCCTACTGGCATGAGCGTCTCGAAAGCCAGACAGCTCGCTCTTCAGGGGAACTACCCAATGGCGGCCGTCGAGGCCGTCCCCGAGCCGGCGTTCGCGAGGATCTTCAACCTCCGCACACCACATCGCCTTGGACGACTTGCAGACGGCACCTGGCGACTCCAGCACGACCGCGACGGTCGGGACTGGATCGTGCCGCGTGCGCACGATGCACTCCGACTCTCACACATCGGCGCGGATCCACTGACCCGGACTCGAGAGAAGTACTTCGGTGCCACTCCGACCGAGTTCCACGATAGCGACCGAGACCACGTCGTCGACGTTGGCGCTTTCATCGGCGAGCTTGCCACCAGCCTCGAGGACGATCACGAGCGGATCCTCGCTGTGGAACCGGATCCACGGAACGCCACCTGCCTCCGACGCAACGTCGGCGAGAGAGTGGACGTAGACGGCCGTCTCGCGTGGCACTCGGACGAACCTGTCGAGATGGACCTCGCCACGGATGGCCCGAGTCCTCTGCTCTCGGTCTCGATCGAGGAACCACTGCTCGAGACACCACGTCGATCGACGGTCGAACCGTCACGACGATGGTCGACGAGTGGGGATACAACCCGGATCTGGTCAAGGTCGAAGCCGAGGGTGCAGAGCCAGAAGTCCTCGCCGGGACTGTCGATCTCGACTGCGAGATCGTCGTCGACGTCTCCGACGAGCGGGTCGGAGAGTCGACACGGACGATGTGCGAGGGGCTGCTCAACTCACACGGCTACGCTACCGAGTTCTGTGCAGCCGAGAGCGTTCTCTACGCCGAGCCATGATGGAGAACTGGGATTCGCTTTCTGAGTATCTCCTCGACGCCTACATTCACTTGCTGCTGCTCGTCGTTGGATTCCTGTCCGGCTGGCGAGCGAGCAACAACGCCACGCTACAGGAGGTGACGATTGGCTCTATCGGACAGATCCAGAACGCACCGATATCTGATCCTCCCGTCTGGATCTTCGCCTCGCTCCTTCCTGGAGTCGTCGTGATCCCGCTAAAGATTCGCGACTATCTCGACTGAAACAGCCGGCCAGTATTTCTCACTATGAGGTAGTGCCAATGGTGTTTGATCCGTTGTCTGTCACTGGCACCCCCACTATCGTATCCGCCACACCACCCGAGGTTCCAGAGCTAAATGTTATCGAACCGTTGCCACGGATCTTAGTGAGTAAACAATCAGGCTGATCGACTGTGATTGAGCCGCCCAGCCAGACCCGTTCAACAGCCGTCTCAGGCCCAGAGACTGTCCAATCCCCAGTTACGTATGTTGAATCTTGATATCTGATCCCTGTACCGACCAGCGTAATACCACCGAATGATCGATTAGAAGAATATTCCATCGGCTCAAGAAAGATAAGACTCCCTTCGCTCGGAGCGTCAGATAGCGCGTTATCTAATCTACTGTCAGGATCAGACCCATCGTACGCGCCAGCATAGAACCATCCGTTGGCCATCTCTTCTACACTGACCGGTCGCAGGAATTCGACTGCGCCCGTATCGTCGACGTCGGCGACGACATCCCCGCTGGGATCCTTCAGTTCGTCGAGGTAGACGTCGACCTCGTCGCCCGGCGCTCCGGCACGACGTGAGGACGTATCCGATCCGGATGCCGTTCCAGCCCCGAAGCCGAGCAGACCAGCGCCTGCCGCCGCTCCGCCGGCCTTCAGTACGTCTCGCCGGTTCGGCATCATCCGCTTGACCATGCTCTCCAGCTGCTCGATTCGCTCCTCCTGTTCGCGAACTCGCTGTCGCAGTTCGTTGGGATCTTCGTCGGTCATAGTTGTCTCGTTGGGTGACCCGCAACCTCGCCGATTTGCCGGGTCATCGGGAGCGGGTAGTCAGCGGATGGCTCTCAACAGGACCGTCGCGGCGACGACGCCGACGACGAATAGCGTCACCGGGTACGCCCACGTCGGGCCGATCCCGACCGTCAACATCGCGAACGTCGCGACGACGGCGATCACCGCACCTGCGACCGTCCCGACACCTGCACGGAACCCGGACGCCGCCATCACGCCACCGACGAGCAGGCCGGTCAGGAGTACGCCGGCACTGCCGACGCCGCCCTGGGCTGAGAACCCGCTCCCGATGATGAACGGACCGACCCTCGTCGCCATGTCGAGGATGCTCGAGAGCGATCCGTCGGTGACGCCCGACATCCACGTCTCGTTTCCGACCTCAGTGCTCTCGTTGTCGTAGTATGGCGCGTCGTTGGCGGCTGCTGCCGTTCCACCCATCGTGAGGGCCACAACAGTCAGCATCAGTACTCCGACCACGTACGCGGCCGCCACCGCCTGCTTGGTTCGTTTCTTCATCATGCACTCCCCCGGATCAGTCGGACAGTCGCTCCGATGAACGCCATCGAGAACGACCCGCCGAGCAGGACTGTCACGCGCGGCGGTGCGTTCGCGCTCTGGAGGACTGTAATCGGCCAGAACACGTAGCCGATCAATTTGACGATGAAGTTCCAAACTGCCAGAAGTGGACCACCCAGCTGCTGAAGCGACTGCTGGATCGGTCCACCCATATTTTCGAGATCGTCCGCGGTCGACTCGTTGGCGTCTACGCCGCCGGTCGTCGGGTCGTCGATGATGAAGCCCCCGACA is a window encoding:
- a CDS encoding DUF7845 domain-containing protein; amino-acid sequence: MIVEEENPIGLETHGLGQNLLWEDHGLSPYWGVVSVFEPDHDETLGPFEACGETWEIVGAKHWNGQLAHPENPDEFEDGLYEYQYKLEAVDDWGDRDAVFQFRPGFPDAMNVHSGNPIQSMPDDCPESIRVQSITTNLSVDESLELLQALADHIGLNPDYFHENPHPYSSIYQFERYGRLDRAVAQDHLTGSGGIIDEIADFAKDQRGRGEYKWDHEEIEGHYQSVAIDPDTWDLLLEDQSYGKHFKCYHPFHVRSESTDRDDDPLADPKIEMSYSSEYHPGESLDWHERDEVVSELDEAVHNILYWADVPVTPDADVWTDEDPYFDGNAGDAVELVSNPLPDLRDATEHHVESEFVRADVTDTDLEIAKVLTDGGNQHYEELAENADASTSAVYRLLDKFSALLESDNGIVKFIDDATRQHATDILEQVRETTEWAGDAIREVVDRDSLLRGEGTSALEKWMQRHGIKLVNSQRDRIRLKLGRRVGERELMKILRSGLEAAEGSGIPTEKIRNGLIDWVDRDGNPRKGWQIVVDGSILRKGGGDPYDSVSFTGTPDGNVNKSG
- a CDS encoding twin-arginine translocation signal domain-containing protein gives rise to the protein MTDEDPNELRQRVREQEERIEQLESMVKRMMPNRRDVLKAGGAAAGAGLLGFGAGTASGSDTSSRRAGAPGDEVDVYLDELKDPSGDVVADVDDTGAVEFLRPVSVEEMANGWFYAGAYDGSDPDSRLDNALSDAPSEGSLIFLEPMEYSSNRSFGGITLVGTGIRYQDSTYVTGDWTVSGPETAVERVWLGGSITVDQPDCLLTKIRGNGSITFSSGTSGGVADTIVGVPVTDNGSNTIGTTS